In Myxocyprinus asiaticus isolate MX2 ecotype Aquarium Trade chromosome 12, UBuf_Myxa_2, whole genome shotgun sequence, the DNA window ttgataaaaggccaatgaaaattggcgagtggtatctgcatgccactcccccagacatacgggtataaaaggagctggtatgcaaccactcattcaggttttatgctgaggagccaaaacaaggtccggccatttcagcgggtagttcagcattgtggcaggagggacacaacatctcgttgcctctatcagggaacggacgttacacaagtaaccaggacgttccctatctgtcactcactcgacgttgtgtcgatgtagtgacactaggggttcctatatgaaatgccacaactggctgaactgtgttacgtgaactggtggtgtgtgacgggcagaccaccttgtgcctcgtagccagcgcaccaggccgacacgtaacctcccccaacatagttatgagtgtcgaacggtcctttggggacaagttgactacccaaaagatagagacaggctaacccagttgtggcctcttttccccttctttttttccactccctaaaaaagaaggggaattatccaactgggccgccaggtctagaccacacctcgcccaaagagagggggggatatttaagtggaaaaaatacgtcacatggtcttgccaaccatgtggagagtctcatggtagatcctacccaacgggggaggagttactacaaacatggggactgtggcagaggggctctgcccaaagaagacgcagtttgccaacagggaaatgaattagcggaagatatacatcgcatggggttaccttacagggaaccgccacatgcggagcacctaccccagaacaggctcttagttagcacatgtactgagccggcagtgagtctctctgaaaactcaactgccacagggcttggaggaagtcaaccagggaacatagtttgtgaacactactgggaattaacggcacacgtcttcagctcagaggaggtgaaaggtgctatgtgcaagcgatacacctggccggctatcctgggcttatccgcttgtattgtgtgccactacctgggacgaaaccggttccacccggaggttgtagaaccttgcaaaggtgttgggtgttgcccagcctgctgctctgaaaatgtctgttagagaggcacccctggccagggcccaggaggccgctacaaccctggtagaatgggctcgtagccctaccgggggtggcacgtcctgggcgtgatatgccatagctatggcgtcaatgagacagtgggcgatcctctgcttggagacagcgcttcctttccgctgtgcaccaaagcagacaaagagctgctcagagatcctaaagctctgagtgcgatccaaatagatgcgtaaagcacgcaccggacacagcaacgacaaggctgggtctgcctcctcctggggcagcgcttgcaggttcaccacctggtccctaaaaggggtcgtgggaaccttgggcacatagcccagtcggggtctcaggatcacatgagagtagcccagaccgaactccaggcacgtttcgctgacagagaatgcttgcaggtctcataccctcttgatgaaagtgagcgcagttaggagggcagtcttcaaagagagtgccttaagctcagctaactgcaaaggctcaaagggggctctctgtagaccctgaagaactacagagaggtcccatgagggaacgaggtgtggtctggagggattcagcctcctggagcCTCttgggaacctgatgatcaggtcgtgcttccctaaggacttaccgttgactgtgttgtggtgtgctgctatagcagcaacgtacacctccaaggtggaaggggacagctgcccttccaacctctcctgcaggaaggaaagcaccgatctgactgcgcatctctgggggtcttcccgtcgggaagaacaccacttagcgaacagacaccacttaaaggcatacaggcgcctcgtagagggggccctagcctgagtgattgtgtctaccaccgccggttgtagaccgcttaggtcttctgtgtcctgtccaggggccagacatggagattccagaggtctggtcgcgggtgccagatggtgccccgtccctgagaaagaaggtccttcctcaggggaattcaccgggggggtcgcgaggagcgtgagatctgagaaccacatctgggtgggccagtagggtgctaccaggacgacctgctcctcgtcctccctgaacttgcacagagtctgtgcaagtaggctcactgggggaaacgcatatttgcgtaggccaggaggccagctgtgtgccagcacgtctatgccgtggggtgcctcggtcagggcgtaccagagcgggcagtgggaggattcttgggaggcgaacaggtccacctgtgcctgtccgaatcgactccaaatcagctggaccacctgagggtggagtctccactctcccctgaggataacctgccataacagcacgtccgctgtagtgttgaggtcgccggggatgtgagtggctcgcaacaacttgaagtgctgctgactccagaggaggagacagcgggtgagttgtgacatacaacgagagcgcagaccgctttggcggttgacatatgctaccgttgccgtgttgtctgtccgaactaacacgtgcttgccctggatcaatggccgaaacctctgcaggacgagcagaattgctaacaactcgaggcagttcgTGTgtcaatgcagtcacgggcccgtccacaagccggcggctgcgtgcccattgcaaacagtgccccagcccattttggaggcgtctgtcgtgaccacgacgtgcctggagacctgctctaggggaacacctgcccatagaaacgagaggtcggtccaagggctgaaaagacggtgacagaccggcatgatgaccacgcgatgtgtcccgcggtgccatgcccatcttgggactcgagtctgaagccagtgctgaagcggtctcatatgcatcaacccgagcagggtggccaccgctgaggatgccatatgccccaagagcctctgacagagtttcagtggaaccgttgttttctgtttgaacgccttcaaacaggccggcaccgactgtgcgcgctcgttcgtgaggcgcgctgtcaaagagactgagtccaactccaaaccaaagaaagagatgctctgaaccgggaggagcttgctcttttcccagttgacccgaagccctaatcggctgaggtgtgagagcaccaagtccctgtgtgcacacaacgtgtcccgagagtgagctaggattagccaatcgtcgagatagttgagaatgcaaatgcccacttcccttaacggggcaagggttgcctctgcgactttcgtgaagacgtgaggagacaaggacaggccgaaagggaggaccttgtactgatatgcctgaccctcaaatgcaaactgcaggaagggtctgtgttgaggtagaatcgagacgtggaagtacgtgtccttcaggtctaccgccgcgaaccaatcttgatgccggacgctcgtcagaatgcgtttttgcgttagcatcttgaacgggagtctgtgtaaagcccggttcagtactcgcaggtccaagattggccgcaacccaccctcttttttcggtacgatgaagtaggggctgtaaaaccccttcttcatctcggccagagggacaggttctatcgcaccctagggtagcgatctccacgctcAAGTttgcagcgttttcgtccttgaccaaggtgaagtggataccgctgaacctgggcggacgcctggcgaactgaatcacgtagccgagtcagactgtccggaccagccatcgcgacggattggaaagcacaagccacgcatccaagttccgtgcaagggggaccaaaggtacaacgtcgtcggatgtactggcaggtggggccacgcggcagggcggagctcgaggtgccacaccatgttgtggccgtgctgagtctagggacatcgaagcacttacctggctccttgtgaccacccccggaacagcctgggatgagggaggaagaggcctgtcctcacaacccgtggagactgtcacatcgggggcggatgtgtgccacagctgggcatgcaggggtggggtgaccgccactggagcaccaatcctgcaaggaaaaacccgtggacggtggtcgtgatgatgaccgtgcacactgggtatgtgacccagggaaggaggaaaccgctcttttgctgaactgttgggtaccgcagccacttgggcatgcggaaaaatgaaacaaaaaggcaacaaaagattctccacctggccctccaccgggggatggagtggtcttcctaccagctccagttgagtgggtttcttcgaccctgggttgcccgtctcaggggtgctttgatgaCCATCGTGGGTTCCTgcggcgacaagcagacggggtgcgggatcttgagctgcgccgggcaaggatatgctggatagcctccgtctgctgcttcaccgtcgagaactgctgggcaaagtcctcgacggtgtcgccaaataggccagcctgggagatgggggcagcaaggaaccgtgtcttgtcggcctcgcccatctcgaccaggttgagccaaaggtggcactcctggaccactaatgtggacatcgtccgcccgagagaccgcgccgtgaccttcgtcgcttggagagcgaggtcgatcaccaagcacagttcctgcatcagatctgtggtggaactacccttgtgcagttcttttaacgccttggcctggtggaactgcaggagagccatggcgtgcagggcagaggcggcttgtccagcagcgctgtaggctttagccgtcagggacaacgtgaacctacagggcttggacgggagttttgggcgtccgcaccaggtggcggcgctctgcgggcataggtgcaccgtgagcgccttatccaccgggggaatcgccgtatagcccctggccaccccgccattgagggtagtgagggcgggggaactgaggaatcgggaccgggcagtaaaaggtgcctcccacgatttcgtcagctccttgtgcacttccgggaagaaaggcactggagcggggcgtggctgctttgaggggcgccgcgagcccaggaaccaatcatcaagccgtgagggttcaggggagagcagagggttccactctagcccgatgcttgcggccgcccgggaaagcaggtccgtcatctctgcgtcagcctgtgactgggcaatcgtccccgaaggggggagcccagctgaggcttctgcgtctgactggacaagcctgctctccgatgctgcgctcgagagctcatcagcttcgcgggctccgaacaagaggccaaagttttcttacgaaagcaagccacgaccgcaacgttgccatggtcatgttctcgcagtgagaacatgaaccatccacgaacgctgcctccgtgtgggtcacgcccagacacgaaagacagcgatcatgaccatctgaaattgagaggtaatgaccgcaaccaggaataacacacaatcggaaaggcatctttaaaaagacgcatctttaaaaagacattccgtgtgtgccgctcttttagagaaatatactcttttagaaaaatatactctttcagaaaatatactctctttttttctgccgaagcgcccaggggcgttctctgcagtgcaccagtgcagaggagggatccagttgaaatgcgccgtcagatccagcagaggtgaatgaacagtgagaatgcagctcaatgagcatgaccgttcggctctgaagaaaaaatctgaatgagtggttgcataccagctccttttatacccgtatgtccgggggagtggcatgcaaataccactcgccaattttcattggccttttatcaaagaccataggtgttttgggctcccaagagtgacccctagtgtcactacatcaatgcaatgttgagtgagtgacagataaggaatttTAATTACTTaaagttaattatttattttaattatgtattttgcGTGTAACTGTTTTTGTTGCTCCAAGAAACTCAGCTATTCATatattttactttcttaataaccCCGTCTTACTTCATGCCCACatcaacaaacacaaaaaaacatagtagtgttttaaaaatgcaagGTTTTATTGTGTAATGGAAATCAGCATAattatagaaatacattttaaaccatTTCTAGTCACTACAAAATATGCCTTAATAACATTTCAATTTGTAAGATATCATCCATACATGTGTAGTTTTTCTGAGTTGAAGAAgacagataattttttattttatttgattaagatCTACATTTTTCTTTGCTCTACAATTTTCTatttaatattcattaaaaatgtcatgatGACAATGTGGAAACATCACTGGTAAGTAATCCAAAGAggtatataaaaagaaaatataaaagagttttaatgtATAATGAGGCAAAGCAATCGATTTGAAAGTCATTAATAGtagtaaaatacagtacatagatGCTTAACATGCAGCATACTGGGTTCCCATCTGCATACCTATCAGACAGCACCAATCTTCACTCATGAAACACAAGAGCACAGATGAGTATTTTGGAAGCTATGCAAAAGGACAAAAGTGAATAGAAGTATGCGTTTTGAATGTGCATTTAGAAACGAGCACGGATGCGATCCAATGGGTCTGTGTCCCACATCTTGGAATCCCAGGCCTGGAACCAGCCAGTGAAGGTGGGGGGCTCAAAGCCCTGCTTTATAGTGATGACAGGAGTGCCACGACGGCCAGAAGGGTCAGACTCCACATAATCTTTGGCTGATGGAAAGAAAAATCATTAATAGCAAGGACATTCAATGATAATGTTCAACCACATTTACTTATCCTGCATTATGAGTACTCAGGGATTGCTCTAGTTGAGAGATGTTACTTTTTGTACTTTAGATAACTAAAGTATCCTAACAGTATAAATTACACTTACAGTATAATGGTATGAGGGAATTTTAGTGTTGTTTAGTGCTTCAGAATCATAATTTCTTACCTATTTTAGCTGATCCAGTCCGCTCTAATTCGTTGGCATCATTACCAATCCAAAGAAAGATCTAAGGGGATAAGATTCAGGGAATTAAAACTTAGACTTTCAGCAGCTGCTATACCTGAATTTGGTTAAAGTTGATGTAGGTACTTGTATAATGTCCAATCAATATTATGCACATGCTGAAACAGTGTGTGAAATAGAATGCCATTTTAAAGTGAATGaaattaaaattacttttataaaacccactttatttatttatttttgcatgttcctggtcttactgtgcacAGCTCATCTttgcacattatttcaaataaaatattttattaaaataaatataacttgATATTTAACTTTATAccagtatactgtacatacaactTGCTCTGCCACTTAAATGACTTTTCAGCTGACGTAACAAGTCCCTCTTACTTCtttaacccctcccctccaaccacttggctccattctggtatgtaacaccCACTTATCCAGATCTACTTAAAtctcaatggataaaatcaagcctcatcttaaaaaaatgtgtcataataaaataaaaaataaaaactgcacGTTACTTCAGGTGCGTGAAGCAAAAAGgacttgtcaaaaacaaaaaaggctGTCCGTACACTGAATTCAGACTGGCTTTCGGTGAGCACTGAAGAAAGCCATGTGCTGAAACGTTTACTTGTGCTGGTCTCACTTTTAGTTCACTGCATTTTGCACTTTTTTCACTatgcaaatataaaataataaaaatatatattttgtgtgcaGATAGCCATTTTTGTtgtcttatatttttcagaaATAATATGGATTGCGAATGGTATTCCatgatgacttcaacctaaatttTTCTAACCTGATCCCAAGTATCCAGAAGCATGACATCATCAGTGGCCAAATCAGACTGGTTGAACTCTCCAGGCACTTCCTCAGCCTGAGATGAAAAGGGAGAAGTATAGTAAagtatatgcatttatttaactaaattaatttaGAATAAATTCCATCTGGGAGAACTCACAACCAGACGTCCAGTCTTGTTGGAGCAGCCAAACAGACGAGGAGGTTTAACTGTCTTTTGCAGACTTTTGGAAGTCTGATAATCCTTCTTTCCTCCCAGAGCAGACCAAAACCCAGCTAAGAAGAGCAAAATGAGATGAAagatagagaaagaaaaagaaagcatggGAGAGGAAAGGAAGTAAGAATTACTGGGGAAGTAGCATTATGTATTagcaaaaacaaaacttgaacaATATATTTTCCTTTGTCATGAAAAAACATTGGCTTTAAATAATGTGAAAgtataattaacatttttgtatcAACAAAACTGCAAAACAACAGGAAATTTGGGCATGAAAGGGATGTTTTTAAACAATGCCTGAACATTTATAATAAAGCAGACACCCACCTGGCTCTTTGCCCTCTGAAATTTCAGTGACGCTACCTCCAAGGAAGCTGCAGACAAATTTTGCAGCAGTCATTTCTTCCTCTGATGCGCCCATTCCTCTCCACAGAAAGATGCCGTCAGGACACTTCAGCACAAGCACATCATTAGTGTTCAGTTTAGCTGCAGAGGGTTCCACCTGGGTAAGGAGAGAGACCAATATAGAGGACGAGTCAGAGATAATTGCCTGTTGGTCATTCCTAAGTCTTTGTACAGTATGCGCTGCTTTGGAGTGATTGAAGTTATCACTGACCTCCACAGCACGTGTTGCACGCGTGGAGCTCTGGCGGATGTGGAAGAGGCGTGTGCTACCAGTCTGACTCTGACCACTTTTACGTGAAGTCCCACCCATGTGGATGATCATGGGTTTCCCCTTAAACAGACTCATCAAATGGGCCGGTtcctggccttgagtgacacggACCTGCAGCGGGACATTACAGTGAGTTTCAAATCAAGTAGACCTTGTTAGACCATAATTATTTCATATAAAATTGACTTTTCTGTGTAGCATATTAGACATGACAAGAGTAGATTGAAACATACAAGATAATTTGACCAGACACCAGAGATGAGGGGTGTGTTTTGTAATACCTGGACAGGTGCACCACCCATGGAATCATCCAGCTTGACTGTAAGAAAAGCTGAAGCAGCCAGTTCATCTTGTGTGCACTTCAACCCTTGCCTGAAACAAAAATCAAGACATCTAGTAAGGCAATTAAATATTGACTTTGGTTTATCTGTTGGTTAATGAGTACATGTACCAGTACATCAACCTGTGGCTCTCTTAGCTCACCAGGTGTAGATAATGTGTTGCTCTCTGCTTCCTTGGCGGTAGGTGTAGAGGATCAGGTAACAGTCTCCTCCATAGAACTGCCCGTAGCTGGAAGGGTCCACAGGAACTCTATCTCCACCCTCCACACGCCACACCTGCAGAGGTCCAGTGCAAGAGACTTTATCCAAGCACAGCGTGACATGACATGACAGCATTGTGGACTTTCTATCCTATGTCTGGATTAATGGCAACACAATGACAACATAGCAATGGGATACTGCAATAtataaactagggatgtgcatggataGTCGACATTTCAGTTAACTGCTCGACGATTAACGATTAACCATTTGCGAAACCTCGTGGTTAACTGAATGTTAAAAATAGTAACTGTGATCATCCCTAATataaacgtaatttttttttttttaattataggcCAAATTAGAAGGAATTCTAAAAACAATTGGTCCTTGGTCTTATTAGGATTAATATTTTTACCTGGACCTTGCCGGAGCCGTCATCCACCATACCGTGCTGGGCAGCCATTGCTTTGTTGGAGTGCAGACTGGAGGTGTCAAAAGGAATCTGCTCAACATGGGCAATGCGACCAATGCTGTAGGCCTTTCCTGGACCTGTGGTCTGCTCCTTATCCTTCCAGTTACTGAAGAACTGTTTAAACAGTGTGGTCTCACCTCCAGCTGGCATAACCTGGATCTGATCACAGAAAGGATGGTAGATAGACTAGTTAGAACTTGGCTTCCACTTGATTTACTTCATTAACAAGGTAACTAAGGCTAGTTCTGAGTCAGATTTCTGATGAGGTCAATACCTGTGTGTTTTGGGGGTAGttcttgtctttgataaactgctCGGCTGTTTTCATGGCTGCCTTACGTTCATCTGTGTTAGCGTTTGGTCCTGAGGTGTTTAAATAGATGAGAGGGTCCATAAAGTAAAACACAGCTATCTTCGCCCTGTATTTCACCTTGTCGCTTtaattaatatacaaataatacaaggatgtaaccaaatatttaCAATTTTGTGCAGACGAAATTATGCAAGTTTAAGAATCTCCCCTTGAAAAACCTATACTGATCGACCCCTAATGTGAAtacccctcaatgtctatggtggttatgaCCTGGATATAATAAAGGACaccaaaataaaaatcacagttaAATGTTGGCCATACCTTTCCAAAGAAAGATCTTGCTGTCCACTCCATTGTCCAGGATGTAGCACTCGTCGGGAGTGAGCATCTCCTGCTTGAAAGGGCTGCTCTGGGCTACCAGAGATGTCTTCATGGAGCCTGCAGCGTCAGATACCTAATACAAGCAAGCcacatacaatatatttatattgtatatatttataaaactcCATAAATACTTAACAATTAATTGAAACAAAACATATCATAGAGGCCAGCAGAAACCAGTACTAACTTTCGGATGTGTGTACCATATATTACATAATCAAACATACCATGTAGAGAGTGCCCTTTTTCTGATTGGATCTGTCTGTCGTCTCATCGTCAGGACTTCCTGCTGGGATGTTGGGCTTGGGACCAAGAACCTAAAAATAAACACAGTAAGGGTTTCCACCAATTTTATCAATGGGAGGAAAAAATGTCACCAGTGTGTGCAAGCACCAGTCAACTAATTAAGGTCACATAGAAAGATTATTATACAGATCCTCAAGCAAGAAGTCAAAATCCACACCAAGAATCTTTTGATTTTGTTGGCTGCTATACTATTTGTAcaaaacatgtaatatttaaagtCTTTTCTATTTGTTACTTCACTTTTACAGATTCTGTCTGTTTTAATTTACCAAGTGTTTCTGATTAGCTATTTTATTAAGATAAAATAGTTGTGTTGATGTATAGTATCTTCATGTGATGATGTAAACTTCTTGTATTTAAGTCATTTAGATGTTTCCACATGAAGTGCATTTTTTCTAGTTTACCTTACAAAACATATTTTAcagtttaatgtgttttgttgAGGAAGCTCATGTGATTTATGCCAGCTCAGGCAATTCACTCAAGACTGTAAGACTCAGTGGCAGATACAATGGCAGAGGAGTGGTGGATGGGAAAATTGGAATCCATAAGAAACAATTCTGTGCTCTGTCTTGAAGCAAATGCACCCACAGGTTTACTTCACTTTGATGGTCTAAAAATCGATACTTTAAAAAATTTTCTATATTCTATATATTGCTATATTCTTCTTATGCATGCACAGATCCTAAAGGTCTAGATACTGTGGTGCATAGTTGGATCACCACTAAGCCAATGACTGTCATATCTAACACTCACAGTCCACCATCACTTCCCCTGGAATGACAAGAAAACCAGGCCACCATTGATACTCTTGTTTTATTTGTGGTTCATTtacttaaaggtttagttcactcaaaaaaacaaacaaaaaaattctctcatgatttacacacctataagccatcccagatgtgtatgattttccttcttcagcagaaccaaagatTTTTATatgcagatttcagctcagtttgtccatacaatgcatgtaaatgggtgccatcatgCTGCTGgttgtttgatggtccaaaaggcatatttaggcagcattaaagtaatcaacacaattccagtcgatcaattaatgtcttctgtagcaaaccgataggttggtgtaagaaacaaatcaatatttaaaacgtttttaacctTAAATCGTTGCTTCTGCCCAacgctgtatttctgtttgaaatgacctaactctcgtgtGATATTCATTTGTTGTGTACAAAGTGCGCtcttccgacttctcgcgtgaaagcgccattgcgcttacgtcactgatgcgttgactgctggcaatttttttaaataaatacatttttaattatctatttattttttacacaaacttatcgatttgcttctgaagacattaattgatcgactggagtagtgtggattacttttatgctgcctaaatatgccttttggaccgtccagcagcctgatggcacccatttacatgcatagTATGGACAAAccgagctgaaatctgcttataaaaatcttcacttcggtaaCTGCTGGAGaaggaaattcatacacatctgggatggtttaaaggtaagtaaatcatgagaggatttttattttttggtgaactatccctttaattaaagaTCTTATGTAATTCTCTGTGGCATGCCTCAACTGTCCCAATTATGTATGTCTTCACTTCCTGCCATAACAGCAGAAGCAAAGCTATGCTCATTCTAATTGCACAATGCATGTTCAAACTTAAAACATAGTGGAGTACTAAACTCAAAACAAAGGTCTGAGAGGAGCTTTTCCGGTCAATCACAACACTAGGGCATATAAGCAGCTTCTTGCCTCACTCCTGTGACAAttcttccagcatccctccaccaccccaactcCACCTTTATTTTAACATCTTTTGCTTACTTTAATTAATTAGCCCTGGGTGGTAATTGAGAGCTTGCAAGACAACATGTTTACCCTTACCAATCTGTTTGCCTTTACCATTTCCATGAATTAGATGGGCATGTGAAATTGAGAAATGGCATTTAGTTTTTTGTCTTGTAGAAGAAGATAAGACTTACGGTAAGGACAGCCTCCGGCTCAGAACCATCCTCAACCATGTGCAGAGCAGCACGCCCATTTCGCTCATTATCACGGATGTCAATAGCCACCTGGGAGGCTTTCAAGCGCTCAAAACGGTTACACTC includes these proteins:
- the LOC127449206 gene encoding gelsolin-like — encoded protein: MVYHKEFQNAGKEPGLQIWRIEKMDLKPVPKQLHGNFFTGDAYVVLFTTSAPSYSIHMWLGSECSQDESGAAAIFVMQLDDHLGGAPVQYREVQNNESLTFLGYFKSGIKYKQGGVASGFQHVVTNDMNVKRLLHIKGRRVIRATEVNMSWASFNCGDCFIVDLGKDIYQWCGSECNRFERLKASQVAIDIRDNERNGRAALHMVEDGSEPEAVLTVLGPKPNIPAGSPDDETTDRSNQKKGTLYMVSDAAGSMKTSLVAQSSPFKQEMLTPDECYILDNGVDSKIFLWKGPNANTDERKAAMKTAEQFIKDKNYPQNTQIQVMPAGGETTLFKQFFSNWKDKEQTTGPGKAYSIGRIAHVEQIPFDTSSLHSNKAMAAQHGMVDDGSGKVQVWRVEGGDRVPVDPSSYGQFYGGDCYLILYTYRQGSREQHIIYTWQGLKCTQDELAASAFLTVKLDDSMGGAPVQVRVTQGQEPAHLMSLFKGKPMIIHMGGTSRKSGQSQTGSTRLFHIRQSSTRATRAVEVEPSAAKLNTNDVLVLKCPDGIFLWRGMGASEEEMTAAKFVCSFLGGSVTEISEGKEPAGFWSALGGKKDYQTSKSLQKTVKPPRLFGCSNKTGRLVAEEVPGEFNQSDLATDDVMLLDTWDQIFLWIGNDANELERTGSAKIAKDYVESDPSGRRGTPVITIKQGFEPPTFTGWFQAWDSKMWDTDPLDRIRARF